The following is a genomic window from Pelosinus sp. IPA-1.
GTAAGGGCTCCCGCAAGGTTCCCCTTGGCAACATAAAGTTATTGCCAAACATATTTAATGAATCAATTAAAACAATATCCAAATCCCGAGCCAACTGCCAATGCTGATATCCATCATCGAGAATAATCACATCCGCTTTTAGTTCCTTAACAGCATATTCCCCTGTAATAATTCGATCTCGTCCAATGACTACTGAAATTCCTGGTAAGCTTTTTGCTAACAGATAGGCTTCATCCCCTGCTTCTGTTGCTGTCATATAGATTTTGTTTCCGTCTGAAACTAAGCCAACTTTACCTTTCCAACCAGCACGGTAACCTCGATTTAAAATAACGACTCGATATCCCATATCCCGAATAATCATCGCTAACCGCTGAGCGGTGGGAGTCTTCCCCGTACCACCTACCGTAATATTACCAAGACTAATTACATAGGAAGGTAACTTATGCTGTTTTAAAAGACCATGCTTATATAAGCGTAATTTAAGGCGTACGGCCCAACCATAAAGCATAGAAAATCCTTGCAGCAATCCTAGTAAAAAAGCTGCAAAGCGGCCAGGCTGTTCACCATGTACTAATTTGTATAAATAAAGTTGTAATTCTTCACGTTGGCGCATACTTGTTCCGCCTTTTGCTTAATTTATTCTTGCTAGCAAGTCCTTTAGGTACGTCACACTTTTTCGTGAAGCCCCACGGTTTTCTTCAATAATCCTTATTGTTTCTTGAGACATTTTTAACAGTAAGGTTTCATTCTTTACGATATCTAGTATTTTTTCCCCTAGGCCATCGGCATCATATACTGTTACACAGGCTTCCCTCTCGGAAAACAATGCATACGTATCTTTAAAGTTAAACATATGAGGACCGACTATAATGGGTTTACCATGTGCCGCAGGTTCGAGAATATTATGTCCGCCTTTCGGTACTAGACTACCACCAACATAAATAATCGTCCCCAAACTGTAAATTTTCCCCAACTCACCAATAGTATCTAGTACCACAACATCATGGTTAATATTTGGATTGGCAAGTAAATTTTTTCGCAGTTTCCCAGAAAAACCAAATTTGTTCGCTAAAAGGGCAATTTCTTCACTACGAAGAATATCACGAGGAGCTATTACTAATTTGGCTGTGGGGAACTCCTCTTTTACCTTTTGAAAGGCACTAAACAAGAGTTCTTCTTCCCCTGGATGAGTACTACCCGCCATTAAAATGGGGAAGGAATTTTCAATCCCCAGTTCCCGAAGTAGAGTCTGTTGTTCCTCGTTTGTCACATTCGTATAGGTTTGATCAAACTTGGTGTTGCCTGTCACAACAACCCGCTCTTTATCCGCTCCTAAGCGGATAATATATTGAGCATCAATTGAAGATTGCATGCAAAATATTTCCACCGTATTGAGCATGGCTTTTAATACGCTGCGCATATAATGATAACGTTCCACACTTTTATCGCTTATCCTGCCATTAACCATCATTACAGGTATACTAAAGTGTCTCGCTGCCTTTAAAAAATTGGGCCACAATTCTGTCTCTACCAATAAAAATACACAAGGGCGAATCCGTTTAATAACATAATGGCTCAAATAGGGCACGTCGAGAGGGAAAAAGATAATACTATCAGCATCTTTGATAATTCTTTTCGCCATGTCATACCCACTAGAAGTTACTACCGATATTAATATAGGCTTATCAGGGAAGGCACAACGTATCTCTTTGATGATTGGACTGGCGGCGACGATTTCCCCTACAGAAGCTGCATGCAGCCAAATGCAATCTTGCTTAACTACAGGTGCCAAGTCTTCTTCAGGCAAAAAACCGAAACTTTGCTGCAATCGCCTGCTAAAACCTTTTTCCCTAATCAATCGTATAAAAAACACCGGGGTAGCTAGCACAACAAGCGCGATTGCTAACAGGTTATAAAGAAAATGCATGTTAGATACCTCTTTTTCTGTCTTTGGCATTACCTATTTCTCGAATTGGACCTGATACAATTTACTATATAAACCGCCTGCGGCTAAAAGTTCTTTGTGAGTACCCTTTTCTTTGATTCTGCCTTTATCCATAACTACAATCAAATCTGCCCGTTGTACCGTAGACAACCGATGGGCAATAACAACAGAAGTACGTCCTATCATCAACTTGTCAATTGCTTCTTGCACTAATTTTTCACTTTCTGTATCCAGAGCAGAGGTAGCTTCATCCAAAATTAATACGCGAGGATTTTTCAAAATAGCTCTGGCAATGGAAATTCGCTGCCTTTGACCACCAGATAGTTTTGAACCTCGTTCACCAATTTGAGTTTCATAGCCACCGGGCATATCTAAGATAAAATTATGAGCATTGGCTGCTTTGGCTGCTTGAATTACTTCATCTTGTGTTGCATCTAATTTCCCATATAAAATATTTTCATAGACGCTACCATTGAAAAGTATGGTTTCTTGAGGCACAATACCGATCTGCTCCCTTAACGAATGTAAGGTTACAGTTTTTATATCAATACCATCAATGGTAATGTTTCCGTCTGTTGGGTCATAAAATCTAGGAATCATATTGGCAATGGTGGTTTTTCCTGCACCGCTTGGTCCAACGATAGCTACGACTTGGCCTGGATTGATTGAAAGATTTACTTGACTTAGAGCTGGTTCTCCTTCTTTATATTCAAAGGTTACTTGATTTAATGCTACATAACCGTTAATGGTCGATAATGGCATCGCATTCGGCATATCCTCAATTTCCGGTTTAGTATCTAGTACTTCAAATACTCTCTCAGCAGCAGATAAGGCTTTTTGAATGCTACCATATACACGACTTAGACGTTTAATCGGATTAGATAAATTTACGGCATAAACTAAGAAGGCAACAAGGGAGCCCGCTGTTAAGTTTTCGCTGATTACCTCCCGCCCTCCGTACCAAATGATCATGGTAACACCAATTGCCGCTAGAAATTCAATAACAGGAGTTAAGGTTGCCATGATTTGAGAATTCTTCATTACTGCCCGAAAGTTTTGCTCGTTTTCTCTATTAAACCGTGCGATTTCATAGTCTTCTCTGGCAAAGGATTTAATAACCCTGACAGAAGAAATACTTTCTTGGAGTACGGAGGTAATATCAGCAGCCCTTTCTTGCATTGCCGTACTAGATCTCCGCAATTTTTTGCCAAAAATATTAATAGCCTGGCCCACTAAAGGTAGAGTAACCAAAGTCAAAAGAGATAGTTTCCAATGCAGATAAAACATGGCTCCTAATGAACCAATTAAAGTCATACCTTCTGTAACTAATTCAATCATAGATTCGACGAGTGCGCCTTGTACAGCTGCAACATCATTGGTAATATAACTCATGATTTTACCAGTTTGTCGTTTTTCATAATAGGACAGAGATAATCGTTGTAAATGACGGTAAACACCTTCGCGAATATCAATAATAACTTTTTGGCCAATGTAGGACATTAAGTAAGTTTGTCCATAAAAGAAAATACCTCTAAGAAAATATACAATCACAATGCCTATGGCAATGGTATTCAGCATTGTCATATTTTTGGTCGTCAAGACATCATCAATAACACCTTTTAATATCCAAGGCACATATAGGTTGGCACTAGCCGCTAAAATGATGCAAAAAATTGCTGCAATCATTCGTGGCAAATAGGGTTTGACATATTGTAATAGACGCAAATATATTGTCATGTTATCCTCCACTCGGTCTCTTGGCAACGGCTAAAATTTCCCTTGCTACCCGCTCAACTGCACCTAACTCACCTAATTTTTGCCCTACTTCTAGCAAATCAATCAGCATTTCACTTTTGACCTTAGGATCACTTAAAATAGGCAGCACTTCATTCGCAATATTCTCAGCTGTTACAGCATGTTGCAACAATTCGGGTACTACCTTACGTCCGGCAATAATATTGGGCAAACTGATATAGGGTATTTTTATCAAAAGTTTGCCCAACAAGTAGGTCAAGGTTGCTACACGATAAATAATAACGGTTGGTAATTTGAGCAAAGCTGCTTCTAGAGTAACCGTACCTGATGCAGCGATGGCTACATCGGCAATATTCATTAGATCATAGGTGTTCTTTTCTGTCAAAACAACTGGTATTTTATATTCCGCTATTATGTTATGTAGCATTTCCCGGGAAATTGTCGAGGCCACTGGCAGAAAAAACTGGGTACCTTGCACTCGTTCTGCTATTTTTTCCCCAGCAGCCAGCATATCTGGTAATAGTTTAAGAATTTCTTGTTGTCGACTTCCTGGCAACAGTAAGACGATTGGCCGCTCAGGATTCGCTCCAAAATACGGGTAGGCTTCTTCCTTGGTCATAGTTGTTTTTACTATATCTAGCAAAGGGTGGCCAACAAACGTAACATTCGCCCCAGCTTCCTGATATACATCTGCTTCAAAAGGAAAAATAGCCGCCACTTTTTCTACAATTTCGGCGACTTCTTTTGCCCGGCCTCGTCTCCATGCCCAGACGGTAGGACTAATATAAGATATTACAGGAATACCTTTTTGCTTTGCGATTTTAGCCAACCGCATATTAAAATCAGGATAGTCAATAATGACTAAGGCATCAGGGCGTTCTTTCTCCATGAGCTCGACTAGATCATCGCGTAGTTTAAACAATCTAGGCAGGTTTTTAATGACTTCCACAAACCCGATAACGCCTAAATTCGCAATATCATACACGATTTTCACACCCGCGGCTTGCATCGCCTGACCACCCATACCAAATATTTCGACGTCAGGTTGTATGGTTTTCAATGCACTAGCTACACTAGCGCCATGCAAATCACCTGATGCTTCTCCAACCGATATCATGATTTTACACATACAAAGCCTCCATCAAAATTGTTATCATAAGGTAAAACTTTTTGAACCACAAAGACACAAAGGACACTATGGACGTTCCACTTTGTGTGACGCGCTAGCGTCTTTGTGCCTTTGTGGTTAATAAAACACTAAGTTTATTCCTATTTTATCACATTACTAGAATTGTTATGCCATGGTCGTTGGCCATTTTTATCACCGTTTCTCGATCAACAAGTAATGTTTTGCCTGCTTCTATGACGAGGGCTGTTGCTCCTGCTATAATCATGGATTCCATCGTGTTAGGGCCTACAGCTGGTACATCAAAACGCATATCTTGGTTCGGCTTGGCTACTTTTGCTACTCTTACTCCACCTCGTCCTAGTTCGCCGCCACGACGAACGCATACGTCGGTACCTTCAATTGCTTCCACTGCCATTACAGCGCGGTTTTTGACTACAACCGTTTGTCCAATATCCAGTCTGCCAATCTCTTTTGCCATAGCAAAACCAAATTCAAGATCAGTTTGTTCTTCTTCTGTCGGTTTTCGATTCGTAAGTACTCCTGGCCCGGGCATCAAGGTACGAAGCAACGCTGTTTGGTCTAGAATCCCTAGACCTTCTCCAGCCAATTCACGAACAAAAGCTAACATAATGGTGTCATCGCTATTGTCCGTAAGACTGGCTAGTAATTTTTTAATTCGATTGTCAAGCTGGACCGCACCAGTAAACATTAATTCTTTCGTGACTTTTCCCAGCATGGTCACTTCCGTAACCCCTGCATTTTTGAGGGTAGTAATAATTTCTTGCAACTCTCCTACACTAATGTGATACGTCTTGTCTGTAACCTGCTCTAGCTCAGTATCTACACCAGGCACTACTCCTACAGCAATCACGGTAAAGCCCATGCCGCGAGCGGCACGGGCAAATTCTACTGGCAATCGTCCGACACCAGCTAATAAACCTATTGTCTTCATTCTCTCAAACTCCTATTCCCCGTCCCGACGACCGCGGCAGACACCCCGCTCTACATTACGTAAAAAACGCAGGAAGTGTTCCACTTCAGGATAGGATTCCAATTCTTGTTCCATTGTTTCAATGGCTTGTGCCAAACTTAAACCAGAACGGTATAATATCTTGTATGCTTTTTTGATATTGCTACGGGCTTCAATGCCAATGCCAGAACGAGCCATACCAACATTATTTAAACCCGACACTCTCGCTGGATGACCATCTACAATTACGAAAGGCGGAATATCCTGTACCACTTTCGACGCACCACCTACCATGGCATTCATACCAATCTTAACAAACTGATGAATACCAGCCAAACCACCAATAACAGCCCGGTCTTCGACAACTACATGACCTGCCAAGGTAGCTGCATTGGACATAATAACATGATTGCCTACTATACAGTTATGAGCTACATGAGTATAAGCCATCAATAAGCAATTCGAGCCAATGCGAGTTTCTTCCCCTTCACCAGTTGCTCGATTTACAGTGGCAAACTCTCTAATTTTTGTATTATCGCCAATAAATACATAGCTTTTCTCACCGTTAAACTTTAAATCTTGTGGCTCTGAGCCAATCGATGCACTAGGAAAGATAACGCAATTTTTCCCGATACTAGTCCATCCATCTATGGCAACATGGGCACTAATCTTAGTGCCTTCACCAATTACCACATTTTCTCCAATGACTGCATAAGGTCCAATTTCAACATCCTTGCCAATACGGGCATTCGGATGAACCACTGCTGTTTCATGTATTTTACGCAGAGCTACAACAACCTTTTCCGGCTTCATCTGCACTTCACTCCTTACTAGACTAAATACTTTCCGGTACTTCCTATCCACTCTATTCTTATAGTCCGACTGACCAGTCTAAATATGACAAGCAATATTCAACCAAATGCAGCCGTTATAGCTGAATTTCACCGACTACCGCAAATTTAAACCCCAATATCACTACTTTTCTTTTATTTACTTTATTTTGATGCTAAAGCAAATAAAAATTCTCCCTCTGCTACTAACTGTTCATCAACGAAAGCCTGTGCCCATATCTTGCCCATGTTGCCACGTACTTTTATCAGTTCTGCTACCATACGAACTTGGTCACCAGGAACTACTGGCCTTCTAAATTTGACTCGATCTGCACCTGCAAAAAAAGCTAATTTCCCGCGATTTTCTTCTGGATACAACATAGCTACCCCACCAACTTGGGCCATAGCCTCCATCAGCAAAACCCCTGGCATAACAGGATGCCCTGGAAAGTGACCTTGAAAAAATGGTTCATTCATTGTTACATTTTTTATCCCCACCGCCCGCTTCATCGGTTCAATCTCAATAATACGATCCACCAATAAAAATGGATATCGATGAGGAAGAATTTCTTGTATTTCAGTTGTAGACAACATGTAGGTTCAGCTCCTTAACTAAATATGTTCCACTATTTCTTTCGCCAATGCAGTATTTAATGCATGACTTGATTTCACCGCAATCACATGACCTTTGATGCGACCTACTAGTGCTAAATCTCCGATTATATCTAAAATTTTATGACGGACTAATTCATCCTCAAATCTGAGGGGTGTAAGAGCTTTTTCATTATCATATACTACTGCATTTTCTAAGCTGCCGCCTAGAGCCAGTCCTTGCGCCTTGAGGGCTTCTACTTCATGCATAAAACCGATAGTACGAGCTGGTGCAATTTCACGAATAAAAACATCTTGTGTTATTTCATAATCACCGAATTGAACCCCTAACATGGGATGGGGATTAATTGAGGTAAAAGTGATTCTAAATCCATCATAAGGTAAAATAGTTATAAATTTATCATTCACTCTGATAATCTGTGTCTTTTCTATGGTTACCAACTTGCGCAGAACATTTTGTTCCACTACCCCCGCCTCTTGAATCATCTTTACAAAGGGCAGAGAACTGCCATCTGCAACAGGGGGTTCAGCAGCATTGATTTCGACTAAGCAATTGTCTATTTCTAATGCATAGAATGCTGCTAAGAGATGCTCCACGGTAAGCACTTTGGCCAAGCCATTTTCTAAAGTAGTCGCTCTCATTGCATTAGTAACATTACCAGCGATTGCTGCCACTTGTGGTTTTCCTGGTAAATCAATGCGAGAAAAAACGATCCCTGTACCCGGAGGTGCTGGTTTTATAATTATAGTTACATCTTGACCTGAGTGTAATCCGATCCCTGTGTATGTTACAGCTTTGGCTACTGTTCTTTGATGCATGATATCCTCCTGATATAATAACCTTTATACATTCTATAAAATATTTCATCTCCCTGCAAGAAGATTTTATAAAATTATTGTAAATTTACCAAAATGAATTATGAATTGATTTGAAAAAAGAGATGTTTTGAACCGCGAAGAAACGAAGAAAGACAAGGTTACAAAACCACAGAGGACACAGAGGCGCTTCTGTGTCCTCTGTGGTTCCACCATCTTATCTCTTATGCAATATTTTTTCCTGTTAGAGTGCGGGCGTTGGTAATTTGCTGATATTCAATAAGTTCTTTATATTGCTCACCGACGTGAGAGATAGGACTCCCGAAAACTGTTTCTGGTATGCCTTCTTCCACAATACGCCCTTTATCCATTAGTACAATACGGTCGGCCACATGAATGGCAAAGGAAATTTCATGGGTAACTACCAGCATAGTACTGGCACGATACTTAGCCAACTCTTCCATAATAACTAGAACTTCTCTTACTAAAATAGGATCAAG
Proteins encoded in this region:
- the lpxB gene encoding lipid-A-disaccharide synthase → MCKIMISVGEASGDLHGASVASALKTIQPDVEIFGMGGQAMQAAGVKIVYDIANLGVIGFVEVIKNLPRLFKLRDDLVELMEKERPDALVIIDYPDFNMRLAKIAKQKGIPVISYISPTVWAWRRGRAKEVAEIVEKVAAIFPFEADVYQEAGANVTFVGHPLLDIVKTTMTKEEAYPYFGANPERPIVLLLPGSRQQEILKLLPDMLAAGEKIAERVQGTQFFLPVASTISREMLHNIIAEYKIPVVLTEKNTYDLMNIADVAIAASGTVTLEAALLKLPTVIIYRVATLTYLLGKLLIKIPYISLPNIIAGRKVVPELLQHAVTAENIANEVLPILSDPKVKSEMLIDLLEVGQKLGELGAVERVAREILAVAKRPSGG
- the lpxI gene encoding UDP-2,3-diacylglucosamine diphosphatase LpxI (LpxI, functionally equivalent to LpxH, replaces it in LPS biosynthesis in a minority of bacteria.), whose product is MKTIGLLAGVGRLPVEFARAARGMGFTVIAVGVVPGVDTELEQVTDKTYHISVGELQEIITTLKNAGVTEVTMLGKVTKELMFTGAVQLDNRIKKLLASLTDNSDDTIMLAFVRELAGEGLGILDQTALLRTLMPGPGVLTNRKPTEEEQTDLEFGFAMAKEIGRLDIGQTVVVKNRAVMAVEAIEGTDVCVRRGGELGRGGVRVAKVAKPNQDMRFDVPAVGPNTMESMIIAGATALVIEAGKTLLVDRETVIKMANDHGITILVM
- the lpxC gene encoding UDP-3-O-acyl-N-acetylglucosamine deacetylase translates to MHQRTVAKAVTYTGIGLHSGQDVTIIIKPAPPGTGIVFSRIDLPGKPQVAAIAGNVTNAMRATTLENGLAKVLTVEHLLAAFYALEIDNCLVEINAAEPPVADGSSLPFVKMIQEAGVVEQNVLRKLVTIEKTQIIRVNDKFITILPYDGFRITFTSINPHPMLGVQFGDYEITQDVFIREIAPARTIGFMHEVEALKAQGLALGGSLENAVVYDNEKALTPLRFEDELVRHKILDIIGDLALVGRIKGHVIAVKSSHALNTALAKEIVEHI
- the lpxA gene encoding acyl-ACP--UDP-N-acetylglucosamine O-acyltransferase, with protein sequence MKPEKVVVALRKIHETAVVHPNARIGKDVEIGPYAVIGENVVIGEGTKISAHVAIDGWTSIGKNCVIFPSASIGSEPQDLKFNGEKSYVFIGDNTKIREFATVNRATGEGEETRIGSNCLLMAYTHVAHNCIVGNHVIMSNAATLAGHVVVEDRAVIGGLAGIHQFVKIGMNAMVGGASKVVQDIPPFVIVDGHPARVSGLNNVGMARSGIGIEARSNIKKAYKILYRSGLSLAQAIETMEQELESYPEVEHFLRFLRNVERGVCRGRRDGE
- the msbA gene encoding lipid A export permease/ATP-binding protein MsbA; its protein translation is MTIYLRLLQYVKPYLPRMIAAIFCIILAASANLYVPWILKGVIDDVLTTKNMTMLNTIAIGIVIVYFLRGIFFYGQTYLMSYIGQKVIIDIREGVYRHLQRLSLSYYEKRQTGKIMSYITNDVAAVQGALVESMIELVTEGMTLIGSLGAMFYLHWKLSLLTLVTLPLVGQAINIFGKKLRRSSTAMQERAADITSVLQESISSVRVIKSFAREDYEIARFNRENEQNFRAVMKNSQIMATLTPVIEFLAAIGVTMIIWYGGREVISENLTAGSLVAFLVYAVNLSNPIKRLSRVYGSIQKALSAAERVFEVLDTKPEIEDMPNAMPLSTINGYVALNQVTFEYKEGEPALSQVNLSINPGQVVAIVGPSGAGKTTIANMIPRFYDPTDGNITIDGIDIKTVTLHSLREQIGIVPQETILFNGSVYENILYGKLDATQDEVIQAAKAANAHNFILDMPGGYETQIGERGSKLSGGQRQRISIARAILKNPRVLILDEATSALDTESEKLVQEAIDKLMIGRTSVVIAHRLSTVQRADLIVVMDKGRIKEKGTHKELLAAGGLYSKLYQVQFEK
- a CDS encoding 3-deoxy-D-manno-octulosonic acid transferase, whose amino-acid sequence is MHFLYNLLAIALVVLATPVFFIRLIREKGFSRRLQQSFGFLPEEDLAPVVKQDCIWLHAASVGEIVAASPIIKEIRCAFPDKPILISVVTSSGYDMAKRIIKDADSIIFFPLDVPYLSHYVIKRIRPCVFLLVETELWPNFLKAARHFSIPVMMVNGRISDKSVERYHYMRSVLKAMLNTVEIFCMQSSIDAQYIIRLGADKERVVVTGNTKFDQTYTNVTNEEQQTLLRELGIENSFPILMAGSTHPGEEELLFSAFQKVKEEFPTAKLVIAPRDILRSEEIALLANKFGFSGKLRKNLLANPNINHDVVVLDTIGELGKIYSLGTIIYVGGSLVPKGGHNILEPAAHGKPIIVGPHMFNFKDTYALFSEREACVTVYDADGLGEKILDIVKNETLLLKMSQETIRIIEENRGASRKSVTYLKDLLARIN
- the lpxK gene encoding tetraacyldisaccharide 4'-kinase, coding for MRQREELQLYLYKLVHGEQPGRFAAFLLGLLQGFSMLYGWAVRLKLRLYKHGLLKQHKLPSYVISLGNITVGGTGKTPTAQRLAMIIRDMGYRVVILNRGYRAGWKGKVGLVSDGNKIYMTATEAGDEAYLLAKSLPGISVVIGRDRIITGEYAVKELKADVIILDDGYQHWQLARDLDIVLIDSLNMFGNNFMLPRGTLREPLPNLDRAQVFLLTKVDQSTNDARDVIHTTLDRYNNTALVVESIHKPRCFVEIEEWYKGMRVTDVALETIRGQKVLAFSAIGNPSSFEQTILDIGVAQVSGVRYADHHDYTMAEMQYLMQRAVDEKAYALVTTEKDAVKIPAEFIHSNRPLPLYVLSIAVHFTEGYEELMGLIETTAIKKYNTVKR
- the fabZ gene encoding 3-hydroxyacyl-ACP dehydratase FabZ, with the protein product MLSTTEIQEILPHRYPFLLVDRIIEIEPMKRAVGIKNVTMNEPFFQGHFPGHPVMPGVLLMEAMAQVGGVAMLYPEENRGKLAFFAGADRVKFRRPVVPGDQVRMVAELIKVRGNMGKIWAQAFVDEQLVAEGEFLFALASK